A single region of the Lycium barbarum isolate Lr01 chromosome 2, ASM1917538v2, whole genome shotgun sequence genome encodes:
- the LOC132627463 gene encoding probable cellulose synthase A catalytic subunit 3 [UDP-forming] isoform X1, whose translation MEVSAGLVAGTHNKDEIVIIRRDSEFSARPMEQLSGQICKICGDEVGFTVDGEPFIACNECAFPVCRTCYDYERREGSQVCPQCKTRFNRLKGCPRVHGDEEEDNIDDVDNEFNFENDRVKHDFQCYGFEHFDSSHQIPRVPSVMHMPYHVMVDDDIDPDKHALVPMGSAGLCGKGALSLPYRYTNNRVQSLDPSKDLALYGYGSIAWKERMESWKQKMTKDSGDKDGDNNEDEFDLSVLNEARQPLSRRLPIPSSQINPYRIVIIIRLVVLGFFFHYRVTHPVTDAYGLWLVSVICEIWFAVSWILDQFPKWLPIERETYLDRLSLRYEKEGQPSQLSVVDIFVSTVDPLKEPPLVTANTVLSILAVDYPVNKVSCYVSDDGASMLTFEALSETAEFAKKWIPFCKKFNIEPRAPESYFSQNMDYLQGKVLTSFIKERRAMKRDYEVFKVRVNALVAKAQNVPEEGWTMQDGTPWPGNNVRDHPGMIQVILGQKGGLDTDGKELPRLVYVSREKRPGFNHHKKAGAMNALVRVSAVLTNAPYLLNLDCDHYINNSKAIREAMCFMMDPSLGKSVCYVQFPQRFDGIDRNDRYANRNTVFFDINMKGLDGIQGPIYIGTGCMFRRQALYGLDAPKQKKAPSRICNCWLNWCCYKSCCCRRKRKNKKPNSEVKPLLNDEDSLDLVVSQEGTQGDNQAQISDHKLENKFGQSPVFVVSTLLENGGTFKSASTASLLKEAIYVISCCYEDETEWGKEIGWIYGSVTEDILTGFKMHCHGWRSIYCIPKRPAFKGSAPINLSDRLHQVLRWALGSIEIFFSRHCPLWYGCGGGLNWLERFSYISSTIYPFTSLPLVAYCTLPAVCLLTGDFITPELDNSAALWFLSLFICIFATSILEMRWSGVAIHEWWRNEQFWVIGGVSAHLFAVFQGLLKVLAGVDTNFTVTSKSGDYEEFSELYAFKWTTLLIPPTTLLLLNIIGFVAGISNAINNGYDSWGPLFGKLFFAFWVIIHLYPFLKGLLGRKNRTPMIIIVWSILLASIFSLLWVRIDPFSAKTDGPLLEECGLDCN comes from the exons ATGGAGGTGAGTGCTGGTCTAGTTGCAGGCACTCACAACAAGGATGAAATAGTTATTATTCGTCGCGATAGTGAATTTTCT GCAAGGCCAATGGAGCAGCTGAGTGGTCAAATTTGCAAAATATGTGGTGATGAAGTCGGGTTCACAGTAGATGGAGAGCCCTTTATAGCTTGCAATGAATGTGCTTTTCCAGTTTGTAGAACTTGTTATGATTATGAGCGGCGTGAAGGTAGCCAAGTTTGTCCACAGTGCAAAACTCGTTTCAATCGTCTAAAAG GGTGTCCTAGAGTACATGGTGATGAGGAAGAAGATAACATTGATGATGTTGACAACGAGTTCAATTTTGAAAATGATCGCGTGAAACATGATTTCCAGTGTTATGGTTTCGAGCATTTTGACTCCAGCCACCAAATTCCACGAGTTCCCAGTGTTATGCATATGCCTTATCATGTTATG GTAGATGATGATATCGATCCAGACAAACATGCACTAGTACCGATGGGGTCAGCAGGGCTCTGTGGCAAAGGGGCACTTTCCCTTCCCTACCGATATACCAACAATAGAG TGCAATCGCTGGATCCGTCAAAGGACTTAGCTCTTTATGGCTATGGAAGTATAGCTTGGAAGGAGAGGATGGAAAGTTGGAAACAAAAGATGACGAAAGATAGTGGTGACAAAGACGGGGATAATAATGAAGATGAATTTGATTTATCAGT GTTGAATGAAGCAAGACAACCATTATCAAGGAGATTGCCAATTCCATCTAGCCAAATCAACCCGTACAGAATTGTCATCATAATTCGGCTGGTTGTTCTTGGTTTTTTCTTTCATTATAGGGTCACTCATCCTGTTACCGATGCTTATGGATTGTGGCTAGTCTCTGTAATATGTGAAATTTGGTTTGCTGTTTCATGGATCCTTGATCAATTCCCTAAGTGGCTTCCCATTGAAAGGGAAACTTACCTTGACCGATTGTCCCTCAG ATATGAAAAAGAAGGGCAGCCTTCTCAACTTTCTGTAGTGGATATATTCGTGAGTACTGTAGATCCACTTAAAGAACCTCCTCTGGTGACTGCAAACACGGTTTTGTCCATTCTGGCTGTGGACTACCCAGTCAATAAGGTGTCATGCTATGTATCGGATGATGGGGCTTCTATGCTGACCTTTGAAGCATTATCAGAAACAGCTGAGTTTGCTAAGAAATGGATTCCTTTCTGCAAGAAATTTAATATTGAGCCTCGCGCTCCTGAGTCGTATTTTTCTCAGAATATGGATTATCTCCAAGGCAAGGTTTTGACTTCATTTATAAAAGAACGACGAGCAATGAAG AGAGATTATGAGGTATTTAAAGTACGTGTAAATGCTCTGGTTGCTAAAGCGCAAAATGTACCTGAGGAAGGGTGGACAATGCAGGATGGAACTCCTTGGCCTGGGAATAATGTTAGAGATCATCCTGGCATGATTCAG GTCATCCTAGGCCAGAAGGGGGGGCTGGATACAGATGGAAAGGAATTACCTCGACTAGTATATGTATCCAGAGAAAAAAGACCTGGATTCAACCATCACAAGAAGGCTGGTGCAATGAATGCTCTG GTCAGGGTATCTGCTGTGCTCACTAATGCTCCTTACTTGTTGAATTTGGATTGTGATCACTATATCAACAACAGCAAAGCCATTAGGGAAGCTATGTGTTTCATGATGGATCCATCGCTCGGGAAGAGTGTTTGCTATGTTCAGTTCCCTCAGAGATTTGATGGCATTGACAGGAATGATCGATATGCTAATAGGAACACGGTGTTCTTTGAT ATTAACATGAAAGGATTAGATGGAATTCAAGGACCTATATACATTGGAACTGGATGTATGTTCAGACGCCAGGCACTCTATGGACTCGATGCGCCCAAGCAGAAGAAAGCTCCGTCGAGGATATGCAATTGCTGGTTAAACTGGTGCTGCTACAAAAGTTGTTGCTGCagaaggaaaaggaaaaataagAAGCCTAATTCAGAGGTCAAGCCTCTTTTAAATGACGAAGACTCCCTTGACTTAGTGGTCTCACAAGAGGGCACCCAAG GTGACAATCAAGCTCAAATCTCTGACCACAAGTTAGAAAACAAATTTGGCCAATCTCCGGTTTTTGTTGTATCAACACTGCTAGAAAATGGTGGGACTTTTAAAAGTGCTAGTACAGCTTCTCTGCTAAAAGAGGCTATTTATGTAATAAGCTGTTGCTATGAAGATGAAACAGAGTGGGGAAAAGAG ATTGGCTGGATATATGGTTCAGTCACAGAGGACATATTAACAGGCTTCAAAATGCATTGTCATGGCTGGAGATCCATATATTGCATTCCTAAAAGGCCTGCATTTAAAGGATCAGCACCGATCAATCTATCAGATCGTCTCCACCAAGTCCTTCGATGGGCTCTTGGTTCTATTGAAATTTTTTTCAGCAGGCATTGTCCTCTCTGGTATGGATGTGGTGGTGGTCTCAATTGGCTCGAACGTTTCTCATACATAAGTTCCACCATTTATCCTTTCACATCTCTTCCCCTCGTCGCTTATTGCACTCTACCTGCTGTATGCTTGCTCACAGGAGACTTCATTACACCCGAG CTTGACAATTCTGCTGCCCTATGGTTTTTGTCGCTTTTCATTTGCATTTTTGCAACAAGCATTCTTGAAATGAGATGGAGTGGAGTAGCGATACATGAATGGTGGAGGAACGAACAATTTTGGGTGATCGGAGGTGTTTCAGCACATCTATTCGCTGTGTTCCAAGGTTTACTAAAGGTGTTAGCCGGTGTGGACACAAACTTCACAGTAACATCAAAATCCGGGGACTATGAAGAATTCTCAGAGCTTTATGCATTCAAATGGACAACTCTTCTCATTCCACCAACCACATTGTTGCTACTAAACATTATAGGATTTGTTGCTGGTATCTCCAATGCTATAAACAATGGATACGATTCATGGGGGCCGTTATTTGGGAAGCTATTTTTTGCTTTCTGGGTGATTATTCATCTCTATCCATTCCTGAAAGGACTTTTGGGTAGAAAGAACAGAACACCGATGATCATCATTGTCTGGTCAATCTTActtgcttccatattttcacttTTATGGGTAAGGATTGATCCATTTTCGGCGAAAACGGATGGTCCACTTCTTGAAGAGTGTGGATTGGATTGTAACTAG
- the LOC132627463 gene encoding probable cellulose synthase A catalytic subunit 3 [UDP-forming] isoform X2, with the protein MEVSAGLVAGTHNKDEIVIIRRDSEFSARPMEQLSGQICKICGDEVGFTVDGEPFIACNECAFPVCRTCYDYERREGSQVCPQCKTRFNRLKGCPRVHGDEEEDNIDDVDNEFNFENDRVKHDFQCYGFEHFDSSHQIPRVPSVMHMPYHVDDDIDPDKHALVPMGSAGLCGKGALSLPYRYTNNRVQSLDPSKDLALYGYGSIAWKERMESWKQKMTKDSGDKDGDNNEDEFDLSVLNEARQPLSRRLPIPSSQINPYRIVIIIRLVVLGFFFHYRVTHPVTDAYGLWLVSVICEIWFAVSWILDQFPKWLPIERETYLDRLSLRYEKEGQPSQLSVVDIFVSTVDPLKEPPLVTANTVLSILAVDYPVNKVSCYVSDDGASMLTFEALSETAEFAKKWIPFCKKFNIEPRAPESYFSQNMDYLQGKVLTSFIKERRAMKRDYEVFKVRVNALVAKAQNVPEEGWTMQDGTPWPGNNVRDHPGMIQVILGQKGGLDTDGKELPRLVYVSREKRPGFNHHKKAGAMNALVRVSAVLTNAPYLLNLDCDHYINNSKAIREAMCFMMDPSLGKSVCYVQFPQRFDGIDRNDRYANRNTVFFDINMKGLDGIQGPIYIGTGCMFRRQALYGLDAPKQKKAPSRICNCWLNWCCYKSCCCRRKRKNKKPNSEVKPLLNDEDSLDLVVSQEGTQGDNQAQISDHKLENKFGQSPVFVVSTLLENGGTFKSASTASLLKEAIYVISCCYEDETEWGKEIGWIYGSVTEDILTGFKMHCHGWRSIYCIPKRPAFKGSAPINLSDRLHQVLRWALGSIEIFFSRHCPLWYGCGGGLNWLERFSYISSTIYPFTSLPLVAYCTLPAVCLLTGDFITPELDNSAALWFLSLFICIFATSILEMRWSGVAIHEWWRNEQFWVIGGVSAHLFAVFQGLLKVLAGVDTNFTVTSKSGDYEEFSELYAFKWTTLLIPPTTLLLLNIIGFVAGISNAINNGYDSWGPLFGKLFFAFWVIIHLYPFLKGLLGRKNRTPMIIIVWSILLASIFSLLWVRIDPFSAKTDGPLLEECGLDCN; encoded by the exons ATGGAGGTGAGTGCTGGTCTAGTTGCAGGCACTCACAACAAGGATGAAATAGTTATTATTCGTCGCGATAGTGAATTTTCT GCAAGGCCAATGGAGCAGCTGAGTGGTCAAATTTGCAAAATATGTGGTGATGAAGTCGGGTTCACAGTAGATGGAGAGCCCTTTATAGCTTGCAATGAATGTGCTTTTCCAGTTTGTAGAACTTGTTATGATTATGAGCGGCGTGAAGGTAGCCAAGTTTGTCCACAGTGCAAAACTCGTTTCAATCGTCTAAAAG GGTGTCCTAGAGTACATGGTGATGAGGAAGAAGATAACATTGATGATGTTGACAACGAGTTCAATTTTGAAAATGATCGCGTGAAACATGATTTCCAGTGTTATGGTTTCGAGCATTTTGACTCCAGCCACCAAATTCCACGAGTTCCCAGTGTTATGCATATGCCTTATCAT GTAGATGATGATATCGATCCAGACAAACATGCACTAGTACCGATGGGGTCAGCAGGGCTCTGTGGCAAAGGGGCACTTTCCCTTCCCTACCGATATACCAACAATAGAG TGCAATCGCTGGATCCGTCAAAGGACTTAGCTCTTTATGGCTATGGAAGTATAGCTTGGAAGGAGAGGATGGAAAGTTGGAAACAAAAGATGACGAAAGATAGTGGTGACAAAGACGGGGATAATAATGAAGATGAATTTGATTTATCAGT GTTGAATGAAGCAAGACAACCATTATCAAGGAGATTGCCAATTCCATCTAGCCAAATCAACCCGTACAGAATTGTCATCATAATTCGGCTGGTTGTTCTTGGTTTTTTCTTTCATTATAGGGTCACTCATCCTGTTACCGATGCTTATGGATTGTGGCTAGTCTCTGTAATATGTGAAATTTGGTTTGCTGTTTCATGGATCCTTGATCAATTCCCTAAGTGGCTTCCCATTGAAAGGGAAACTTACCTTGACCGATTGTCCCTCAG ATATGAAAAAGAAGGGCAGCCTTCTCAACTTTCTGTAGTGGATATATTCGTGAGTACTGTAGATCCACTTAAAGAACCTCCTCTGGTGACTGCAAACACGGTTTTGTCCATTCTGGCTGTGGACTACCCAGTCAATAAGGTGTCATGCTATGTATCGGATGATGGGGCTTCTATGCTGACCTTTGAAGCATTATCAGAAACAGCTGAGTTTGCTAAGAAATGGATTCCTTTCTGCAAGAAATTTAATATTGAGCCTCGCGCTCCTGAGTCGTATTTTTCTCAGAATATGGATTATCTCCAAGGCAAGGTTTTGACTTCATTTATAAAAGAACGACGAGCAATGAAG AGAGATTATGAGGTATTTAAAGTACGTGTAAATGCTCTGGTTGCTAAAGCGCAAAATGTACCTGAGGAAGGGTGGACAATGCAGGATGGAACTCCTTGGCCTGGGAATAATGTTAGAGATCATCCTGGCATGATTCAG GTCATCCTAGGCCAGAAGGGGGGGCTGGATACAGATGGAAAGGAATTACCTCGACTAGTATATGTATCCAGAGAAAAAAGACCTGGATTCAACCATCACAAGAAGGCTGGTGCAATGAATGCTCTG GTCAGGGTATCTGCTGTGCTCACTAATGCTCCTTACTTGTTGAATTTGGATTGTGATCACTATATCAACAACAGCAAAGCCATTAGGGAAGCTATGTGTTTCATGATGGATCCATCGCTCGGGAAGAGTGTTTGCTATGTTCAGTTCCCTCAGAGATTTGATGGCATTGACAGGAATGATCGATATGCTAATAGGAACACGGTGTTCTTTGAT ATTAACATGAAAGGATTAGATGGAATTCAAGGACCTATATACATTGGAACTGGATGTATGTTCAGACGCCAGGCACTCTATGGACTCGATGCGCCCAAGCAGAAGAAAGCTCCGTCGAGGATATGCAATTGCTGGTTAAACTGGTGCTGCTACAAAAGTTGTTGCTGCagaaggaaaaggaaaaataagAAGCCTAATTCAGAGGTCAAGCCTCTTTTAAATGACGAAGACTCCCTTGACTTAGTGGTCTCACAAGAGGGCACCCAAG GTGACAATCAAGCTCAAATCTCTGACCACAAGTTAGAAAACAAATTTGGCCAATCTCCGGTTTTTGTTGTATCAACACTGCTAGAAAATGGTGGGACTTTTAAAAGTGCTAGTACAGCTTCTCTGCTAAAAGAGGCTATTTATGTAATAAGCTGTTGCTATGAAGATGAAACAGAGTGGGGAAAAGAG ATTGGCTGGATATATGGTTCAGTCACAGAGGACATATTAACAGGCTTCAAAATGCATTGTCATGGCTGGAGATCCATATATTGCATTCCTAAAAGGCCTGCATTTAAAGGATCAGCACCGATCAATCTATCAGATCGTCTCCACCAAGTCCTTCGATGGGCTCTTGGTTCTATTGAAATTTTTTTCAGCAGGCATTGTCCTCTCTGGTATGGATGTGGTGGTGGTCTCAATTGGCTCGAACGTTTCTCATACATAAGTTCCACCATTTATCCTTTCACATCTCTTCCCCTCGTCGCTTATTGCACTCTACCTGCTGTATGCTTGCTCACAGGAGACTTCATTACACCCGAG CTTGACAATTCTGCTGCCCTATGGTTTTTGTCGCTTTTCATTTGCATTTTTGCAACAAGCATTCTTGAAATGAGATGGAGTGGAGTAGCGATACATGAATGGTGGAGGAACGAACAATTTTGGGTGATCGGAGGTGTTTCAGCACATCTATTCGCTGTGTTCCAAGGTTTACTAAAGGTGTTAGCCGGTGTGGACACAAACTTCACAGTAACATCAAAATCCGGGGACTATGAAGAATTCTCAGAGCTTTATGCATTCAAATGGACAACTCTTCTCATTCCACCAACCACATTGTTGCTACTAAACATTATAGGATTTGTTGCTGGTATCTCCAATGCTATAAACAATGGATACGATTCATGGGGGCCGTTATTTGGGAAGCTATTTTTTGCTTTCTGGGTGATTATTCATCTCTATCCATTCCTGAAAGGACTTTTGGGTAGAAAGAACAGAACACCGATGATCATCATTGTCTGGTCAATCTTActtgcttccatattttcacttTTATGGGTAAGGATTGATCCATTTTCGGCGAAAACGGATGGTCCACTTCTTGAAGAGTGTGGATTGGATTGTAACTAG
- the LOC132627463 gene encoding probable cellulose synthase A catalytic subunit 3 [UDP-forming] isoform X3 codes for MEVSAGLVAGTHNKDEIVIIRRDSEFSARPMEQLSGQICKICGDEVGFTVDGEPFIACNECAFPVCRTCYDYERREGSQVCPQCKTRFNRLKGCPRVHGDEEEDNIDDVDNEFNFENDRVKHDFQCYGFEHFDSSHQIPRVPSVDDDIDPDKHALVPMGSAGLCGKGALSLPYRYTNNRVQSLDPSKDLALYGYGSIAWKERMESWKQKMTKDSGDKDGDNNEDEFDLSVLNEARQPLSRRLPIPSSQINPYRIVIIIRLVVLGFFFHYRVTHPVTDAYGLWLVSVICEIWFAVSWILDQFPKWLPIERETYLDRLSLRYEKEGQPSQLSVVDIFVSTVDPLKEPPLVTANTVLSILAVDYPVNKVSCYVSDDGASMLTFEALSETAEFAKKWIPFCKKFNIEPRAPESYFSQNMDYLQGKVLTSFIKERRAMKRDYEVFKVRVNALVAKAQNVPEEGWTMQDGTPWPGNNVRDHPGMIQVILGQKGGLDTDGKELPRLVYVSREKRPGFNHHKKAGAMNALVRVSAVLTNAPYLLNLDCDHYINNSKAIREAMCFMMDPSLGKSVCYVQFPQRFDGIDRNDRYANRNTVFFDINMKGLDGIQGPIYIGTGCMFRRQALYGLDAPKQKKAPSRICNCWLNWCCYKSCCCRRKRKNKKPNSEVKPLLNDEDSLDLVVSQEGTQGDNQAQISDHKLENKFGQSPVFVVSTLLENGGTFKSASTASLLKEAIYVISCCYEDETEWGKEIGWIYGSVTEDILTGFKMHCHGWRSIYCIPKRPAFKGSAPINLSDRLHQVLRWALGSIEIFFSRHCPLWYGCGGGLNWLERFSYISSTIYPFTSLPLVAYCTLPAVCLLTGDFITPELDNSAALWFLSLFICIFATSILEMRWSGVAIHEWWRNEQFWVIGGVSAHLFAVFQGLLKVLAGVDTNFTVTSKSGDYEEFSELYAFKWTTLLIPPTTLLLLNIIGFVAGISNAINNGYDSWGPLFGKLFFAFWVIIHLYPFLKGLLGRKNRTPMIIIVWSILLASIFSLLWVRIDPFSAKTDGPLLEECGLDCN; via the exons ATGGAGGTGAGTGCTGGTCTAGTTGCAGGCACTCACAACAAGGATGAAATAGTTATTATTCGTCGCGATAGTGAATTTTCT GCAAGGCCAATGGAGCAGCTGAGTGGTCAAATTTGCAAAATATGTGGTGATGAAGTCGGGTTCACAGTAGATGGAGAGCCCTTTATAGCTTGCAATGAATGTGCTTTTCCAGTTTGTAGAACTTGTTATGATTATGAGCGGCGTGAAGGTAGCCAAGTTTGTCCACAGTGCAAAACTCGTTTCAATCGTCTAAAAG GGTGTCCTAGAGTACATGGTGATGAGGAAGAAGATAACATTGATGATGTTGACAACGAGTTCAATTTTGAAAATGATCGCGTGAAACATGATTTCCAGTGTTATGGTTTCGAGCATTTTGACTCCAGCCACCAAATTCCACGAGTTCCCAGT GTAGATGATGATATCGATCCAGACAAACATGCACTAGTACCGATGGGGTCAGCAGGGCTCTGTGGCAAAGGGGCACTTTCCCTTCCCTACCGATATACCAACAATAGAG TGCAATCGCTGGATCCGTCAAAGGACTTAGCTCTTTATGGCTATGGAAGTATAGCTTGGAAGGAGAGGATGGAAAGTTGGAAACAAAAGATGACGAAAGATAGTGGTGACAAAGACGGGGATAATAATGAAGATGAATTTGATTTATCAGT GTTGAATGAAGCAAGACAACCATTATCAAGGAGATTGCCAATTCCATCTAGCCAAATCAACCCGTACAGAATTGTCATCATAATTCGGCTGGTTGTTCTTGGTTTTTTCTTTCATTATAGGGTCACTCATCCTGTTACCGATGCTTATGGATTGTGGCTAGTCTCTGTAATATGTGAAATTTGGTTTGCTGTTTCATGGATCCTTGATCAATTCCCTAAGTGGCTTCCCATTGAAAGGGAAACTTACCTTGACCGATTGTCCCTCAG ATATGAAAAAGAAGGGCAGCCTTCTCAACTTTCTGTAGTGGATATATTCGTGAGTACTGTAGATCCACTTAAAGAACCTCCTCTGGTGACTGCAAACACGGTTTTGTCCATTCTGGCTGTGGACTACCCAGTCAATAAGGTGTCATGCTATGTATCGGATGATGGGGCTTCTATGCTGACCTTTGAAGCATTATCAGAAACAGCTGAGTTTGCTAAGAAATGGATTCCTTTCTGCAAGAAATTTAATATTGAGCCTCGCGCTCCTGAGTCGTATTTTTCTCAGAATATGGATTATCTCCAAGGCAAGGTTTTGACTTCATTTATAAAAGAACGACGAGCAATGAAG AGAGATTATGAGGTATTTAAAGTACGTGTAAATGCTCTGGTTGCTAAAGCGCAAAATGTACCTGAGGAAGGGTGGACAATGCAGGATGGAACTCCTTGGCCTGGGAATAATGTTAGAGATCATCCTGGCATGATTCAG GTCATCCTAGGCCAGAAGGGGGGGCTGGATACAGATGGAAAGGAATTACCTCGACTAGTATATGTATCCAGAGAAAAAAGACCTGGATTCAACCATCACAAGAAGGCTGGTGCAATGAATGCTCTG GTCAGGGTATCTGCTGTGCTCACTAATGCTCCTTACTTGTTGAATTTGGATTGTGATCACTATATCAACAACAGCAAAGCCATTAGGGAAGCTATGTGTTTCATGATGGATCCATCGCTCGGGAAGAGTGTTTGCTATGTTCAGTTCCCTCAGAGATTTGATGGCATTGACAGGAATGATCGATATGCTAATAGGAACACGGTGTTCTTTGAT ATTAACATGAAAGGATTAGATGGAATTCAAGGACCTATATACATTGGAACTGGATGTATGTTCAGACGCCAGGCACTCTATGGACTCGATGCGCCCAAGCAGAAGAAAGCTCCGTCGAGGATATGCAATTGCTGGTTAAACTGGTGCTGCTACAAAAGTTGTTGCTGCagaaggaaaaggaaaaataagAAGCCTAATTCAGAGGTCAAGCCTCTTTTAAATGACGAAGACTCCCTTGACTTAGTGGTCTCACAAGAGGGCACCCAAG GTGACAATCAAGCTCAAATCTCTGACCACAAGTTAGAAAACAAATTTGGCCAATCTCCGGTTTTTGTTGTATCAACACTGCTAGAAAATGGTGGGACTTTTAAAAGTGCTAGTACAGCTTCTCTGCTAAAAGAGGCTATTTATGTAATAAGCTGTTGCTATGAAGATGAAACAGAGTGGGGAAAAGAG ATTGGCTGGATATATGGTTCAGTCACAGAGGACATATTAACAGGCTTCAAAATGCATTGTCATGGCTGGAGATCCATATATTGCATTCCTAAAAGGCCTGCATTTAAAGGATCAGCACCGATCAATCTATCAGATCGTCTCCACCAAGTCCTTCGATGGGCTCTTGGTTCTATTGAAATTTTTTTCAGCAGGCATTGTCCTCTCTGGTATGGATGTGGTGGTGGTCTCAATTGGCTCGAACGTTTCTCATACATAAGTTCCACCATTTATCCTTTCACATCTCTTCCCCTCGTCGCTTATTGCACTCTACCTGCTGTATGCTTGCTCACAGGAGACTTCATTACACCCGAG CTTGACAATTCTGCTGCCCTATGGTTTTTGTCGCTTTTCATTTGCATTTTTGCAACAAGCATTCTTGAAATGAGATGGAGTGGAGTAGCGATACATGAATGGTGGAGGAACGAACAATTTTGGGTGATCGGAGGTGTTTCAGCACATCTATTCGCTGTGTTCCAAGGTTTACTAAAGGTGTTAGCCGGTGTGGACACAAACTTCACAGTAACATCAAAATCCGGGGACTATGAAGAATTCTCAGAGCTTTATGCATTCAAATGGACAACTCTTCTCATTCCACCAACCACATTGTTGCTACTAAACATTATAGGATTTGTTGCTGGTATCTCCAATGCTATAAACAATGGATACGATTCATGGGGGCCGTTATTTGGGAAGCTATTTTTTGCTTTCTGGGTGATTATTCATCTCTATCCATTCCTGAAAGGACTTTTGGGTAGAAAGAACAGAACACCGATGATCATCATTGTCTGGTCAATCTTActtgcttccatattttcacttTTATGGGTAAGGATTGATCCATTTTCGGCGAAAACGGATGGTCCACTTCTTGAAGAGTGTGGATTGGATTGTAACTAG
- the LOC132627464 gene encoding FCS-Like Zinc finger 5-like — protein MLLGKRTRPPMKRTTSMTEFTLDLNLNPDPPSAISNNCNNLPFDPHNPFTPIPVPSNTNQQLDQQRLLTTSKTIPTRNRRKSADFVETASFLKACFLCKRHLIPGRDIYMYRGDSAFCSLECRQQQMNLDEKKEKCSLVASRKDFKNSAAIAGGKGSDVSATSETVAAV, from the exons ATGTTGCTAGGGAAGAGGACAAGGCCACCCATGAAGAGAACAACAAGCATGACAGAATTCACCTTAGATCTCAACCTCAACCCTGACCCTCCTTCTGCTATTTCTAATAATTGTAATAATCTTCCCTTTGATCCTCACAACCCCTTCACACCCATCCCAGTACCCTCAAACACCAACCAGCAGCTAGATCAACAACGTTTATTAACCACATCTAAAACTATACCCACCAGAAACCGCCGAAAATCTGCTGATTTTGTAGAAACTGCCAGTTTTTTGAAAGCTTGCTTCCTCTGTAAACGTCACTTGATCCCTGGTCGCGATATCTACATGTACAG GGGAGATAGTGCTTTTTGCAGCCTAGAGTGTAGACAGCAGCAAATGAATCTAGACGAGAAAAAGGAAAAGTGTTCTTTGGTTGCGTCTAGGAAGGACTTCAAGAACTCCGCAGCCATAGCCGGCGGAAAGGGATCTGATGTCTCCGCCACAAGCGAGACTGTCGCTGCCGTTTAG